One Paraburkholderia kururiensis DNA window includes the following coding sequences:
- a CDS encoding FAD-dependent oxidoreductase — MSASPPNLSASPDAPAAELDTPYSSLEHRQHQMFPKLSAAEIASLRRFATPKRFAAGELVFETGQVAPGLFVLLKGRVRICSRDRLGRQTLVTEHEDGHFMAEMAQLAGKPALIDGFALTDCDTLVVTPERLRALIVADAQLGEHIMRALILRRLGLIEQGLGPIIVGDAGDAHLVSLQGFLRRNAYPASIVDARTDADAVRLLSGLTTGPADFPLVFCPDGSVLRAPDEAQLATRLGLVPTFERSHVYDVAIVGAGPAGLAAAVYAASEGLSVVVFDRRSPGGQAGASARIENYLGFPTGISGQALAARAFQQTLKFGAHVAIPGCVVDVHRDVARASGGFVLGLPDGQCVRAHTVVAASGAAYRKPAVPGFERFEGRGLYYWASPIEARLAKGQDIVLIGGGNSAGQAVVYLAGFARSIRMLIRGKDLRASMSRYLIDRIAALPNVSVCTGCVLDALEGDECGLAQIHIVRDGPADETAAEARVEPRVEPRTEAQALPGCAEGKTREAIATRHLFLFIGADPKTDWLSTSGVQLDSRGFVVTGHRYPLETNVRGLFAVGDVRSESAKRVAAAVGDGAAVVAQIHAYLADIKAHA; from the coding sequence ATGAGCGCCAGCCCGCCGAACCTTTCCGCTTCGCCCGATGCTCCCGCAGCGGAACTCGATACGCCTTACTCGTCGCTCGAACATCGTCAGCACCAGATGTTTCCGAAGCTCTCTGCCGCGGAGATCGCCAGCCTGCGCCGCTTCGCGACGCCTAAGCGCTTCGCCGCGGGCGAACTCGTCTTCGAGACGGGGCAGGTGGCGCCGGGCCTCTTCGTGCTGCTCAAGGGCCGCGTGCGCATCTGTTCGCGCGACCGTCTGGGCCGGCAGACACTCGTTACCGAACACGAAGACGGCCACTTCATGGCCGAGATGGCGCAGCTCGCGGGCAAGCCCGCGCTCATAGACGGCTTCGCGCTCACCGATTGCGACACGCTCGTGGTCACGCCCGAACGTCTGCGTGCGTTGATCGTCGCGGACGCCCAGCTGGGCGAGCACATCATGCGCGCGCTGATTCTGCGGCGGCTCGGGCTCATCGAGCAGGGGCTCGGGCCCATCATCGTGGGCGATGCCGGCGACGCGCACCTCGTGAGCCTGCAAGGCTTCCTGCGGCGCAACGCGTATCCGGCTTCCATCGTGGATGCCCGCACGGACGCCGACGCGGTGCGTCTGCTCTCGGGACTCACGACCGGCCCGGCCGATTTCCCGCTCGTGTTCTGCCCCGACGGTTCGGTGCTGCGCGCGCCCGACGAGGCGCAACTCGCGACGCGCCTCGGTCTCGTGCCCACCTTCGAGCGCTCGCATGTCTACGACGTGGCCATTGTGGGCGCGGGGCCCGCCGGACTGGCGGCAGCGGTGTATGCCGCTTCGGAAGGGCTCTCGGTCGTGGTGTTCGACCGCCGCTCGCCGGGCGGCCAGGCCGGCGCGAGCGCGCGCATCGAAAACTACCTCGGCTTTCCCACGGGCATCTCGGGCCAGGCGCTGGCGGCGCGCGCATTCCAGCAGACGTTGAAGTTCGGCGCGCACGTCGCGATTCCGGGGTGCGTGGTCGATGTACACCGCGACGTGGCCCGTGCCTCCGGCGGTTTCGTGCTGGGTCTCCCCGATGGGCAATGCGTGCGCGCCCATACCGTGGTGGCCGCGAGCGGCGCCGCGTATCGCAAGCCCGCGGTGCCGGGCTTCGAGCGCTTCGAGGGGCGCGGGCTCTACTACTGGGCTTCGCCTATCGAGGCGCGGCTCGCGAAGGGGCAAGACATCGTGCTGATCGGCGGCGGCAATTCGGCGGGCCAGGCCGTGGTGTATCTCGCGGGCTTCGCGCGCAGCATCCGCATGCTGATTCGCGGCAAGGACCTGCGCGCGAGCATGTCGAGGTATCTGATCGATCGCATCGCGGCGCTGCCCAACGTATCGGTCTGCACGGGCTGCGTGCTCGATGCGCTGGAGGGCGACGAATGCGGGCTCGCGCAGATTCATATCGTGCGGGACGGACCCGCGGACGAAACGGCGGCGGAAGCGCGGGTTGAACCACGAGTGGAACCACGAACGGAAGCGCAGGCGCTGCCGGGTTGCGCCGAGGGCAAGACGCGCGAGGCGATTGCGACGCGGCATCTGTTCCTCTTCATCGGCGCGGACCCGAAAACGGACTGGCTCTCCACCAGCGGCGTGCAACTGGACAGCCGCGGCTTCGTCGTGACGGGGCACCGCTATCCGCTGGAGACCAACGTGCGAGGCCTCTTCGCCGTGGGCGACGTGCGCTCGGAGTCGGCCAAGCGCGTGGCCGCGGCCGTGGGCGACGGGGCGGCCGTGGTGGCACAGATTCACGCGTACCTGGCCGACATCAAGGCGCATGCCTAG
- a CDS encoding ATP-binding protein: MNQIGTLLVNFDQREIHQHGRSVRVGARAFDILEVLFRANGTILSKDDIMDAVWPGLIVEENRLQVHIAALRKLLGGDRDLIKTVPGRGYLLVAQTARTAEADTDTLRQSSAGPQGGMLPAGVARLIGRQAEVEQIVEQMGRAAVTTLVGAGGIGKTCLAVHVARAMRDRGERNVYFVELAQAASPDAVLATLAAAVGLADAAQSLTAQEVADALADTGCLLVLDNAEHVIDAVASLVEVLVLRNPALRVLVTSREPLRIWTECVFRVEPLAVPANGASADTILAHSAVELFLHRARAIAPGCASDEASLAIVADICRRLEGLPLAVELAAARVATLGVEGVASRLDDRLNLLTGGLRSALPRHQALRATFDWSYALLDSTSRALFRRLAFFTGTFNFDAVCAVATEPGMPVASVITSLSELATKSLVNVECRGAIAQYRLTESTRAYAMEKLRDEGEVQLIGTRHMLHVQKRMEEGALPVGGGPLGGGAQERPLPSLDEARTACDWALAGDGDRALGVAMAGSLVCTLLEAGLVHECRDRAQRALTMLDTLPAGAVDTVCEMRLCTAYASTLLYTDVPVHNATSLWNRVLWLARDAGDEAFQARALWGLWNTMLTTGDIHASMRFATRFQHLSERSGSPFQQALAAQMLAVSLHLYGEHEQARERIEHATNSIDESRPSECSLSVDPLIIGNATLARMAWIQGDAERAMQYIEKAMNRVRADMLEPSLSHLLAVGVVPLALQCGELETATRYLSILRSQAAIHRFESWRDYAECLAGQIDIECWRTEAGLARMGPALARLLGRGFRRLVTPLIVAWSEGLTRAGRIDEARAKLDETLAHCEANGEYMFVPELLRVRGIVELERARRVAERAPDAAELHEAAGRRLLSDAMRLAHEHDAPMWELRAALDFAGHLAEKGQLRQAAALTTDLSPRFNLHSDAPDIRRLVTLGETIAKKLAAAPAAAHGGEAASSQKAAPAPAPRWQTAAFAVHPAARSLQ, from the coding sequence ATGAATCAGATCGGCACATTGCTGGTGAACTTCGACCAGCGCGAAATTCATCAGCACGGCCGCTCGGTGCGTGTCGGTGCGCGGGCGTTCGACATTCTGGAAGTGCTCTTTCGTGCCAACGGGACGATTCTCTCCAAGGACGACATCATGGATGCCGTCTGGCCCGGCCTGATCGTCGAAGAGAACCGGCTCCAGGTGCACATCGCCGCGTTGCGCAAGCTGCTGGGCGGCGACCGCGATCTCATCAAGACCGTGCCGGGCCGCGGCTATCTGCTGGTGGCTCAGACGGCACGCACGGCCGAAGCCGATACCGACACGCTGCGGCAATCGTCTGCGGGTCCGCAAGGCGGCATGCTGCCCGCGGGCGTGGCACGCCTGATCGGACGGCAGGCCGAAGTGGAGCAGATCGTCGAGCAGATGGGCCGTGCCGCCGTGACCACGCTGGTGGGCGCGGGCGGCATCGGCAAGACCTGTCTTGCCGTGCACGTTGCGCGCGCGATGCGCGATCGCGGCGAGCGCAACGTGTACTTCGTGGAGCTGGCTCAGGCCGCGTCGCCCGATGCCGTGCTGGCCACGCTCGCGGCCGCCGTGGGCCTGGCCGACGCCGCACAGTCGCTCACCGCCCAGGAAGTGGCCGATGCGTTGGCGGACACCGGCTGCCTGCTCGTGCTCGACAACGCGGAGCACGTAATCGACGCGGTGGCGAGCCTCGTCGAAGTGCTGGTGCTGCGCAACCCGGCGCTGCGCGTGCTCGTGACGAGCCGCGAGCCGCTGCGTATCTGGACCGAATGCGTGTTTCGCGTGGAGCCGCTCGCGGTGCCGGCCAACGGCGCATCCGCCGACACGATCCTCGCGCACTCCGCCGTCGAACTGTTCCTGCATCGCGCTCGCGCCATCGCGCCTGGGTGCGCATCGGACGAAGCGAGCCTCGCGATCGTGGCCGACATCTGTCGCCGCCTCGAAGGTCTGCCGCTTGCCGTGGAACTGGCCGCGGCGCGCGTGGCGACGCTCGGCGTGGAAGGCGTGGCCTCGCGGCTCGACGACCGCCTGAATCTGCTCACGGGCGGCCTGCGTTCGGCCTTGCCGCGCCACCAGGCCTTGCGCGCCACGTTCGACTGGAGCTACGCGTTGCTCGACTCCACGTCGAGGGCGCTCTTCAGGCGGCTCGCGTTCTTCACGGGCACGTTCAATTTCGACGCGGTGTGCGCCGTGGCCACCGAGCCCGGCATGCCGGTGGCGTCCGTCATCACGAGTCTCAGCGAACTGGCCACGAAGTCGCTCGTCAACGTGGAGTGCCGCGGCGCCATTGCCCAGTACCGGCTCACCGAATCGACGCGCGCCTACGCCATGGAAAAGCTGCGCGACGAGGGCGAAGTGCAGCTGATCGGCACGCGCCACATGTTGCACGTGCAAAAGCGCATGGAAGAAGGCGCGCTGCCCGTGGGCGGAGGGCCGCTCGGCGGCGGCGCGCAGGAGCGCCCGCTGCCGTCGCTGGACGAAGCCCGCACGGCGTGCGACTGGGCGCTTGCCGGCGACGGCGACCGCGCACTCGGCGTGGCGATGGCCGGCTCGCTGGTCTGCACGCTGCTCGAAGCCGGGCTCGTGCACGAATGCCGCGACCGCGCGCAACGCGCGCTGACGATGCTCGATACGTTGCCCGCGGGCGCCGTGGATACGGTCTGCGAAATGCGCCTGTGCACCGCGTATGCCTCCACGCTGCTCTATACCGACGTGCCCGTGCACAACGCCACGTCGCTATGGAACCGCGTGCTCTGGCTCGCGCGCGACGCCGGCGACGAGGCGTTTCAGGCGCGCGCGCTCTGGGGCCTGTGGAACACCATGCTCACCACCGGCGACATTCACGCATCGATGCGCTTCGCCACGCGCTTCCAGCATCTTTCGGAGCGCAGCGGCTCGCCGTTCCAGCAGGCGCTCGCCGCGCAGATGCTTGCCGTGTCGCTGCACCTCTACGGCGAGCACGAGCAGGCGCGCGAGCGCATCGAGCACGCAACGAATTCCATCGACGAGTCGCGCCCTTCGGAGTGCTCGCTCTCGGTGGACCCGCTCATCATCGGCAACGCCACGCTCGCGCGCATGGCGTGGATTCAGGGCGACGCAGAACGCGCCATGCAGTACATCGAAAAGGCGATGAATCGCGTGCGGGCCGACATGCTCGAGCCTTCGCTGAGCCATCTGCTTGCCGTGGGCGTGGTGCCGCTGGCGCTGCAATGCGGCGAGCTGGAGACCGCTACGCGCTACCTGAGCATCCTGCGCTCGCAGGCCGCGATCCATCGCTTCGAGAGCTGGCGCGACTACGCGGAATGCCTCGCGGGGCAGATCGATATCGAATGCTGGCGTACCGAGGCCGGGCTCGCGCGCATGGGGCCGGCGCTTGCGCGGCTGCTCGGGCGCGGCTTCCGGCGGCTCGTCACGCCGTTGATCGTGGCGTGGAGCGAGGGGCTGACGCGAGCGGGGCGCATCGACGAAGCGCGCGCCAAGCTCGACGAGACGCTCGCGCATTGTGAGGCCAATGGCGAGTACATGTTCGTGCCGGAACTGCTGCGCGTGCGCGGCATCGTGGAGCTGGAGCGCGCGCGCCGCGTGGCCGAACGCGCGCCCGACGCCGCCGAACTGCACGAGGCCGCGGGCCGCCGCCTGCTTTCCGATGCGATGCGGCTGGCTCACGAGCACGACGCGCCCATGTGGGAACTGCGTGCGGCGCTGGACTTCGCGGGGCACCTGGCGGAGAAGGGGCAATTGCGGCAGGCCGCCGCCCTCACCACGGATCTCTCGCCGCGTTTCAACCTGCATTCGGATGCGCCGGATATCCGCCGTCTCGTCACGCTCGGTGAAACGATTGCGAAGAAGCTGGCCGCCGCGCCCGCAGCCGCGCATGGCGGCGAGGCCGCTTCGTCGCAGAAGGCGGCGCCCGCGCCGGCCCCCCGCTGGCAAACCGCGGCGTTCGCCGTGCATCCGGCGGCGCGGTCGTTGCAGTGA
- a CDS encoding LysR family transcriptional regulator → MKLSFEALEALDAIDRAGTFAEAAEQLHRVPSSLTYLVQKLESDLNVELFDRSGRRARLTHAGRVVVEEGRRLLHAAEQLELKAQRIQHGWESELRLCIDEILPFGALWPYVHTFYDLAMDTRLRLSTEVLGGTWDALVTRRADLVVGATGEPPPLPHIVARPVGTLRHVFAVAPDHPLAQLPEPLSLETVLRYRGAVISDTSRELQPRSVATEDGQPYIAVPTLAAKLAAQCEGLAVGTLPECLAQQAIDAGKLVARRVTGMREITHCYLAWREDEAGRALRWWVEQLDRPDLIDRFITQI, encoded by the coding sequence ATGAAGCTGTCATTCGAAGCCCTCGAAGCCCTGGATGCGATCGACCGGGCCGGCACGTTCGCCGAAGCAGCGGAACAGCTGCACCGCGTGCCGTCGTCGCTCACCTATCTCGTCCAGAAGCTCGAAAGCGATCTCAACGTCGAACTGTTCGACCGCAGCGGCCGCCGCGCGCGGCTCACGCATGCGGGCCGCGTGGTGGTGGAAGAAGGCCGGCGTCTGTTGCACGCCGCGGAGCAGCTCGAACTGAAGGCGCAGCGCATTCAACACGGCTGGGAGTCGGAACTGCGCCTGTGCATCGACGAAATCCTGCCGTTCGGCGCGCTGTGGCCCTACGTGCATACGTTCTACGACCTCGCCATGGATACGCGCCTGCGCCTGTCCACCGAAGTGCTGGGCGGCACGTGGGACGCGCTCGTCACGCGCCGCGCCGACCTCGTGGTGGGCGCGACGGGCGAGCCGCCGCCGCTGCCGCATATCGTGGCGCGGCCCGTGGGCACGCTGCGCCATGTGTTCGCCGTCGCGCCGGATCATCCGCTCGCGCAACTGCCCGAGCCGCTTTCGCTCGAAACGGTGCTGCGCTATCGCGGCGCCGTGATCAGCGACACCTCGCGCGAATTGCAGCCGCGGTCGGTGGCCACCGAAGACGGCCAGCCCTACATCGCCGTGCCCACGCTCGCCGCGAAGCTGGCGGCGCAATGCGAGGGGCTCGCGGTGGGCACGCTGCCCGAGTGCCTCGCCCAGCAGGCCATCGACGCAGGCAAGCTGGTGGCGCGACGCGTCACAGGCATGCGCGAGATCACGCACTGCTACCTCGCATGGCGCGAAGACGAAGCGGGACGCGCACTGCGCTGGTGGGTGGAACAGCTCGACCGCCCCGACCTGATCGACCGCTTCATCACGCAGATTTGA
- a CDS encoding helix-turn-helix transcriptional regulator produces MSHAHTTTARPAKDPKDTLGCVSSKLLKDVQFDGDDIRFYRKCMEAAQLDRIAMPACERGFLIGVSLAAGHRRKIFRGARAVDRRFEAGSIYIRDFSEDYRADLYGGFDFVLVELPRAFLMRLADEQGVADIAGLTCAMHQKDRVLGHLAQTLAPGLEAPGPLGKLFIEEVGLAIGTHLARQYGNARVAHVMPDPHTPLKPMKGGLSAAAEARAKEMLMQASQAGASISDIARECDLSRAYFIRAFAKTTGRTPHQWLLEQRTAQARNLIEATGLPLSDIAAICGFADQSHLSRVFQKTVGMSPGAWRRSGAPPGGAPRAQSRPASESIPRDQDTGPHAD; encoded by the coding sequence ATGTCTCACGCACACACCACGACGGCCCGCCCTGCGAAGGACCCTAAAGACACGCTGGGCTGCGTGTCGAGCAAGCTGCTCAAAGACGTTCAGTTCGACGGCGACGACATCCGCTTCTACCGCAAGTGCATGGAAGCGGCGCAACTGGACCGCATTGCGATGCCCGCGTGCGAGCGCGGCTTTCTGATCGGCGTATCGCTCGCGGCCGGGCACCGGCGCAAGATCTTCCGCGGCGCGCGCGCCGTGGACCGTCGCTTCGAAGCAGGGTCCATCTATATCCGCGATTTCTCCGAGGATTACCGGGCCGACCTCTACGGCGGCTTCGACTTCGTGCTCGTGGAGCTGCCGCGCGCCTTTCTCATGCGGCTCGCCGACGAGCAGGGCGTGGCCGACATCGCGGGGCTCACCTGTGCGATGCATCAGAAAGACCGCGTGCTCGGCCATCTCGCGCAAACGTTGGCACCCGGCCTCGAAGCGCCCGGCCCGCTCGGCAAGCTCTTCATCGAAGAGGTGGGGCTCGCCATCGGCACGCATCTCGCACGGCAATACGGCAATGCGCGCGTGGCGCATGTGATGCCCGATCCGCACACACCGTTGAAGCCCATGAAAGGCGGCCTTTCCGCCGCGGCCGAAGCGCGGGCCAAGGAAATGTTGATGCAGGCCTCGCAAGCGGGCGCATCCATTTCGGACATTGCACGCGAATGCGATCTTTCGCGCGCCTACTTCATCCGCGCATTCGCGAAGACCACGGGACGCACGCCGCACCAATGGCTGCTGGAGCAGCGCACGGCCCAGGCGCGCAACCTCATCGAGGCAACCGGGCTGCCGCTCTCGGACATTGCGGCCATCTGCGGCTTTGCGGATCAGAGCCACCTGAGCCGCGTGTTCCAGAAGACGGTGGGCATGTCGCCGGGCGCGTGGCGGCGCAGCGGAGCGCCGCCCGGCGGCGCGCCGCGTGCGCAGTCGCGGCCTGCATCGGAGTCCATACCGCGCGACCAGGACACCGGCCCGCACGCCGATTGA
- a CDS encoding xanthine dehydrogenase family protein molybdopterin-binding subunit — MNPQDETIDEGRRRFMVSGALVVTFSLVPGAEALAQQVIADEGAAVHVAKETQMLAGSLKTNPLLDAWIKIAPDGKVTVFTGKVELGTGVRTALLQVAAEELDMAPSLITFLTADTGASPDEGLTAGSHTIADSGSALLNASAQVRGLLVEAAAKRFGVASSALVARDAVIRAPDGRTMTYGEAVGFVDLHRNATPTSPLKDPKTFNVIGTSLPRLDIPSKVTGGVSYVQDLQLPGMLHARVVMPPSYDAKLLDTNEHDVMKMPGVVKVVRNGSMLAVVATGEWQAVVAQRALMAGSTWSPGRALPDPATVHRNLKTLATQQIKIADQHTATAPAVKTLNARFEKRYLLHGSIGPSCSVAVFDAGKLTVWTHSQGVYPLRDALAEMLSMPKENVRCIHTEGSGCYGHNGADDVAAHAALIAAALPGQPIRVQWMRAQEHVWDHFTPAMVTEVSASLDANGQIVDWRYSLWSSSHNERIVNAGRLLPARMLDKPFVSAPSVPMLQPEGGGDRNAIPLYALPNLYVMNNFSPTMPLQTSAMRSLGAHTNVFTIESFMDELAHAAKIDPVAFRLRHLDDPRAKDVIRLAAERFGWQRAMSSPRPRHHGVGFGFAKYKNLMAYVAMAVEISVEPETGQVTLERADVAVDSGQIVNPDGIRNQIEGGVIQSASWTLHEALRYDTERIRSFDWSSYPILRFSSVPKRVAVHLIDRPGAPFLGAAEAAMGPTAGALANALFDATGLRIREMPLAGDALRRRMEQA, encoded by the coding sequence ATGAACCCTCAAGACGAAACCATCGACGAAGGCCGGCGCCGCTTCATGGTGTCGGGCGCGCTCGTCGTGACGTTCAGCCTCGTGCCGGGCGCCGAGGCGCTGGCGCAGCAAGTGATCGCCGACGAAGGCGCCGCGGTGCATGTGGCGAAAGAAACGCAAATGCTGGCGGGCAGCCTGAAGACGAACCCGCTGCTCGACGCGTGGATCAAGATCGCACCTGACGGCAAGGTCACGGTGTTCACGGGCAAGGTGGAACTGGGCACGGGCGTGCGCACCGCGTTGCTGCAAGTGGCCGCGGAAGAGCTGGACATGGCGCCCTCGCTCATCACGTTTCTCACCGCGGACACAGGTGCCTCGCCCGACGAAGGGCTGACCGCGGGCAGCCACACCATCGCGGACAGCGGCAGCGCGCTGCTGAACGCGTCGGCGCAAGTGCGCGGCCTGCTCGTGGAGGCCGCGGCGAAACGCTTCGGCGTGGCAAGCAGCGCGCTCGTGGCGCGCGACGCCGTGATCCGCGCGCCGGACGGCCGCACCATGACGTACGGCGAGGCGGTGGGCTTCGTCGATCTGCATCGCAACGCAACGCCCACGTCCCCGCTCAAAGACCCGAAGACGTTCAACGTGATCGGCACGTCGCTGCCGCGGCTCGACATTCCGTCGAAGGTCACGGGCGGCGTGAGCTACGTGCAGGACCTGCAGTTGCCCGGCATGCTGCACGCACGCGTCGTGATGCCGCCGTCGTACGACGCGAAACTGCTCGACACCAACGAGCACGACGTCATGAAGATGCCGGGCGTGGTGAAGGTGGTGCGTAACGGCAGCATGCTCGCCGTCGTCGCGACAGGCGAGTGGCAGGCCGTGGTGGCACAGCGCGCGCTCATGGCGGGCAGCACATGGTCGCCGGGCCGCGCCTTGCCCGACCCGGCCACGGTGCATCGCAACCTCAAGACACTGGCCACGCAGCAGATCAAGATCGCGGACCAGCACACCGCCACGGCGCCCGCCGTGAAAACGCTTAACGCCCGGTTCGAAAAGCGCTACCTGCTGCACGGATCGATTGGTCCGTCGTGTTCGGTAGCGGTGTTCGACGCGGGCAAGCTCACGGTGTGGACGCACTCGCAAGGCGTCTATCCATTGCGCGACGCGCTCGCCGAAATGCTCAGCATGCCGAAAGAAAACGTGCGCTGCATCCACACCGAGGGCTCGGGCTGCTACGGCCACAACGGCGCCGACGACGTGGCCGCGCACGCCGCGCTGATCGCCGCCGCCCTGCCGGGGCAGCCCATCCGCGTGCAATGGATGCGCGCGCAGGAGCACGTCTGGGACCACTTCACGCCTGCGATGGTGACGGAAGTAAGCGCGTCGCTGGATGCGAACGGGCAGATCGTGGACTGGCGCTACTCGCTCTGGAGCAGCTCGCACAACGAACGCATCGTCAACGCGGGCCGGCTGCTTCCGGCGCGCATGCTCGACAAGCCGTTCGTGTCGGCACCTTCCGTGCCCATGCTGCAACCCGAAGGCGGCGGCGACCGCAACGCCATTCCGCTCTACGCGCTGCCGAACCTGTACGTGATGAACAACTTCTCGCCGACCATGCCGTTGCAGACCTCGGCCATGCGCTCGCTGGGCGCGCATACGAACGTGTTCACCATCGAAAGCTTCATGGACGAACTCGCGCATGCCGCGAAGATCGACCCTGTGGCATTCCGCCTGCGGCATCTGGACGATCCGCGCGCGAAAGACGTGATCCGTCTCGCGGCGGAGCGCTTCGGCTGGCAACGCGCGATGTCTTCTCCACGGCCCCGCCATCACGGCGTGGGCTTCGGTTTCGCGAAGTACAAGAACCTGATGGCCTACGTGGCGATGGCGGTGGAAATATCGGTGGAGCCCGAAACGGGCCAGGTGACGCTGGAGCGCGCCGACGTGGCCGTAGACTCCGGGCAGATCGTGAACCCGGACGGCATCCGCAACCAGATTGAAGGCGGCGTGATTCAGTCGGCCAGCTGGACGCTGCACGAAGCGCTGCGCTACGACACCGAACGCATTCGCAGCTTCGACTGGAGCAGCTATCCGATCCTGCGTTTTTCGTCGGTGCCCAAACGCGTCGCCGTGCATCTGATCGACCGGCCTGGCGCGCCGTTTCTGGGCGCCGCCGAAGCCGCGATGGGACCGACGGCCGGCGCACTCGCGAACGCGCTTTTCGACGCGACCGGTCTGCGCATTCGCGAGATGCCGCTGGCCGGCGACGCGTTACGGCGCCGGATGGAGCAGGCGTAG
- a CDS encoding (2Fe-2S)-binding protein, producing the protein MISLTVNGVQHTLDIDPSTPLLYVLRNDLHLHGAKFGCGLGQCGACTVIVDGEATFSCLLPVSAVGTRAVRTIESLGTAAQPGPLQKAFIQHQAAQCGYCIAGMIMRAQALLDRNPHPTEQQLREHMEPNLCRCGTHMRILAAIREVAGLPEPKVEAPSTHTAT; encoded by the coding sequence ATGATCTCCCTCACCGTGAACGGCGTGCAGCACACGCTCGACATCGATCCTTCCACGCCGCTGCTCTACGTGCTGCGTAACGACCTGCATCTGCACGGCGCGAAGTTCGGCTGCGGCCTCGGGCAATGCGGGGCCTGCACCGTGATCGTGGACGGCGAGGCCACGTTCTCGTGCCTGCTGCCCGTGAGCGCCGTGGGCACGCGCGCCGTGCGCACCATCGAAAGCCTCGGCACCGCCGCGCAGCCGGGGCCGCTGCAAAAGGCGTTCATCCAGCACCAGGCCGCGCAGTGCGGCTACTGCATCGCGGGCATGATCATGCGCGCCCAGGCGCTGCTGGACCGCAACCCGCATCCCACCGAACAGCAACTGCGCGAGCACATGGAGCCGAACCTCTGCCGCTGCGGCACGCACATGCGCATCCTCGCCGCCATTCGCGAAGTGGCCGGGCTGCCGGAGCCGAAGGTCGAAGCACCCTCCACGCACACCGCAACCTGA
- a CDS encoding c-type cytochrome: MNRRRLWIAAAGLAIAALAVAAGMMYKPAIDPVPVPSPAGFDPELVREGARVVALGDCVVCHTSKDGRPFAGGLPLATPFGTIYATNITPDADTGIGHWSEAAFARALRHGIARDGHPLYPAFPYVHFTRMPDRDISAAYAYLMSRDPVHATAPANRLIFPLNFRPLVAFWNVLFLRPGPREPDTSHDAVWNRGKLLVDSLGHCASCHSPLNAIGGEKAGHAFDGGIVDGWEAPPLNALADAVRPWTEAQLVEYLRTGRASEHGAAAGPMLPVTRDLARVPAEDVQAIAAYLLSIQKTPALMNPINAGNATSATAATPTITQAALQAAPQAGLQAGLQPSSHATTPAEQRGATLFNASCAQCHGPASPMQTLGERATLAFSTAVNAVTPRNAIQMMLNGIAWHGEDAIHYMPAFSGLYDDRQIADLAAYIRGAYSAKPAWPDAAPLVADLRKTLKTEDSAR, translated from the coding sequence ATGAATCGCAGACGACTATGGATAGCCGCAGCCGGCCTCGCCATCGCGGCGCTCGCTGTGGCGGCAGGCATGATGTACAAGCCCGCCATCGATCCCGTGCCCGTGCCCTCGCCCGCCGGCTTCGACCCTGAGCTCGTGCGCGAGGGCGCGCGCGTGGTCGCGCTGGGTGACTGCGTGGTGTGCCACACGTCCAAAGACGGCCGCCCCTTCGCGGGCGGCCTGCCGCTCGCCACGCCGTTCGGCACGATCTACGCCACCAACATCACGCCCGACGCGGACACGGGCATCGGCCACTGGTCCGAAGCCGCGTTTGCGCGCGCATTGCGGCACGGCATTGCGCGCGACGGTCATCCGCTCTACCCCGCCTTTCCCTACGTCCACTTCACGCGCATGCCCGACCGCGACATCTCGGCGGCCTACGCGTATCTCATGAGCCGCGACCCGGTTCATGCCACCGCGCCCGCGAACCGGTTGATCTTCCCGCTCAACTTCCGCCCGCTCGTCGCGTTCTGGAACGTACTGTTCTTGAGGCCTGGGCCACGCGAGCCCGACACGTCGCACGACGCCGTCTGGAATCGCGGCAAACTGCTCGTGGATAGCCTGGGCCACTGCGCCTCGTGCCATTCGCCGCTCAACGCGATTGGCGGCGAAAAGGCGGGCCACGCGTTCGACGGCGGCATCGTGGACGGCTGGGAAGCGCCGCCGCTCAATGCGCTTGCCGATGCCGTACGGCCGTGGACGGAGGCGCAACTCGTCGAATATCTGCGCACGGGGCGCGCCTCGGAACACGGGGCCGCCGCGGGCCCCATGCTGCCCGTCACGCGCGACCTCGCACGCGTACCCGCCGAAGACGTGCAGGCCATTGCGGCGTACCTCCTCTCGATCCAGAAGACGCCTGCGTTGATGAACCCAATCAACGCAGGCAATGCAACGTCAGCAACGGCCGCCACACCCACGATCACGCAAGCCGCGTTGCAAGCCGCGCCGCAAGCCGGATTACAAGCCGGGTTACAGCCCTCCTCGCACGCCACCACCCCCGCCGAGCAACGCGGCGCCACGCTCTTCAACGCCTCGTGCGCGCAGTGCCACGGTCCCGCGTCGCCCATGCAGACGCTCGGCGAACGCGCCACGCTCGCGTTCAGCACCGCCGTCAATGCCGTGACCCCGCGCAACGCGATCCAGATGATGCTCAACGGCATCGCCTGGCACGGCGAAGACGCCATCCACTACATGCCCGCGTTCAGCGGCCTCTACGACGACCGCCAGATCGCAGACCTCGCGGCCTACATCCGCGGCGCGTATTCGGCGAAACCCGCGTGGCCCGACGCCGCGCCGCTCGTCGCCGACCTCAGGAAGACGCTCAAAACGGAGGACTCCGCACGATGA